A single window of Methylobacterium nodulans ORS 2060 DNA harbors:
- a CDS encoding ATP-binding protein, translating to MLYALGAIRRLDDIVRVTNAGILIFGKAASIRRLFPAHRVDYIRVPGKTWVQDPEAKIESVDMRGSIVSLIGRVIAAITDDLPRTLDIDEKSSGQRTEIPILPFRVIREAVVNALMHRNYQFNQPVQVIRYANRIVIKNPGYSLKSPERLGEPGSSIRNPNISAILHDTRFAETKGSGIRVMQAKMKQRGLAAPTFESNRDTDEFSATFLFHHFLDSRDIDWLSRFKDFDLTEDQMKALIFVREVGAIDNATYRSLTSMDTLQASKSLRSLRKLDLLLDRGSGARTYYIAGTEMLSRDMPEKRQKPTGEAIHDRDDIMDGAIHDKDNLLKNMPVSLRVAVRNAEAKKRLNPQEAKDLIEAMCRSQALSLQQIAVLINKTSEYISQRYIASMIAEGRLTYLHPEMIQHPQQKYRAAKPSQPSKQPRR from the coding sequence TTGCTTTACGCCCTTGGCGCTATACGTCGCCTAGACGACATTGTTAGAGTTACCAATGCCGGCATTCTCATTTTTGGCAAGGCGGCCAGCATCCGCAGATTGTTTCCAGCACATCGAGTTGATTACATCCGAGTTCCAGGGAAAACTTGGGTTCAGGACCCGGAGGCTAAAATTGAGTCTGTTGATATGCGAGGATCAATCGTCAGTTTAATTGGACGTGTCATTGCCGCTATAACGGATGATTTGCCGCGCACCTTAGACATTGACGAAAAAAGTTCCGGGCAGAGAACAGAAATTCCTATTCTTCCTTTTAGAGTCATCAGAGAGGCGGTTGTAAATGCTTTGATGCACCGCAACTATCAATTTAATCAGCCCGTCCAAGTCATAAGATATGCCAACCGTATAGTAATTAAGAATCCCGGTTATTCACTAAAGTCACCAGAAAGGCTCGGCGAGCCGGGTTCGTCAATCAGAAATCCTAACATTTCAGCGATCCTCCATGACACACGTTTCGCGGAGACTAAGGGCAGCGGCATCCGAGTCATGCAGGCCAAAATGAAGCAACGTGGTTTGGCCGCTCCGACTTTCGAGTCAAATCGCGATACCGACGAATTTTCCGCTACATTTTTGTTTCATCATTTCCTTGACTCACGAGATATCGACTGGCTTTCAAGATTTAAAGATTTTGATCTAACAGAAGATCAAATGAAGGCTTTGATTTTTGTCCGCGAGGTTGGGGCTATCGACAACGCAACATATAGAAGCCTTACGTCAATGGATACGTTGCAGGCAAGTAAAAGCTTGCGATCGCTTCGAAAGCTTGACCTGTTGCTTGATCGCGGAAGCGGGGCGCGCACGTACTACATTGCTGGGACAGAAATGCTAAGCCGTGATATGCCTGAGAAGCGGCAGAAGCCTACTGGCGAAGCCATCCATGATAGGGACGATATCATGGATGGCGCCATCCATGATAAGGATAACTTGTTGAAAAATATGCCGGTTTCGTTGCGGGTTGCCGTCCGCAACGCGGAGGCCAAGAAGCGCCTCAATCCTCAAGAGGCAAAAGATCTCATAGAGGCAATGTGTCGGTCGCAGGCACTATCGCTTCAGCAAATTGCCGTCCTAATCAACAAAACCTCGGAATATATAAGCCAGAGATATATAGCCTCTATGATAGCTGAAGGTCGGCTCACATACCTCCATCCAGAGATGATCCAGCATCCACAACAGAAATATCGCGCAGCTAAACCCAGCCAACCTAGCAAGCAACCGCGGCGCTAG
- a CDS encoding DUF6950 family protein, with product MRSPPPDTAVLLVDHLRAGSRTPFAWGTCDCALWAADWVKARCGIDPAGGLRGRYRTAIGAGRHIRRLGGFVAQVRGLMASAGFAETREPAIGDVAVVDTPVGPALAIRTRTGWAAKAERGVICAPFPVLAAWSLA from the coding sequence ATGCGCTCGCCGCCGCCTGACACCGCCGTGCTGCTGGTGGACCACCTGCGCGCCGGCTCGCGGACCCCCTTCGCTTGGGGCACATGCGATTGCGCGCTCTGGGCCGCGGATTGGGTCAAGGCCCGCTGCGGCATCGATCCGGCAGGCGGGCTGCGTGGCCGCTACAGGACGGCGATCGGCGCCGGCCGGCACATCCGGCGGCTCGGCGGCTTCGTGGCCCAGGTGCGCGGCCTCATGGCGTCCGCCGGCTTCGCCGAGACGCGCGAGCCGGCGATCGGCGATGTCGCCGTGGTGGACACCCCGGTCGGGCCCGCCCTCGCCATCCGCACGCGCACCGGCTGGGCCGCCAAGGCCGAGCGCGGCGTGATCTGCGCCCCCTTCCCGGTCCTCGCCGCCTGGAGCCTCGCCTGA
- a CDS encoding addiction module antidote protein, with the protein MPLETLPWDITDSLVTPERIALYLEAVLEDGDPAPVAAAIGDVARARGMAQIAQQTGLSRETLYRTLSDRRLCSLQTCPKRSTTLAGASHVRPQPAPVPRRGSRLQVA; encoded by the coding sequence ATGCCTCTCGAAACCCTCCCCTGGGACATCACCGACAGCCTCGTTACCCCTGAACGGATCGCCCTCTACCTTGAGGCCGTGCTTGAGGATGGCGATCCTGCCCCCGTCGCCGCTGCGATCGGGGATGTGGCGCGAGCCCGCGGTATGGCTCAGATTGCCCAGCAGACCGGTCTTTCACGGGAAACCCTCTACCGGACCCTATCGGATAGGCGATTATGTAGCTTGCAAACCTGCCCTAAGAGGAGTACAACCCTAGCAGGAGCAAGCCATGTCCGTCCTCAGCCAGCCCCAGTTCCACGACGAGGAAGCCGCCTTCAAGTGGCTTGA
- a CDS encoding helix-turn-helix domain-containing protein: protein MNAQTITTPAGERLVLLPEAEYQALVEAAEDNADRAAVAEFRRKLAAGEEDLIPAEIVERLLGGENRIRVWREHRGLTAKALAEKAGIAQPFLSQIETGRREGTIDTLRKLAQALNLTLDDLVG from the coding sequence ATGAACGCACAGACCATCACCACCCCGGCCGGGGAGCGCCTCGTGCTCCTCCCCGAGGCCGAGTATCAGGCCCTCGTCGAGGCGGCCGAGGACAACGCGGACCGCGCCGCCGTGGCCGAGTTCCGTCGCAAGCTCGCGGCGGGCGAGGAAGATCTCATCCCCGCCGAGATCGTTGAGCGCCTGCTCGGCGGCGAGAACCGAATCCGGGTCTGGCGCGAGCACCGCGGGCTGACCGCCAAGGCGCTTGCCGAGAAGGCGGGGATTGCGCAGCCTTTCCTGTCGCAGATCGAGACCGGCCGCCGGGAGGGCACGATCGACACGTTGCGCAAGCTGGCCCAGGCGCTCAACCTCACCTTGGACGATCTGGTCGGCTGA
- a CDS encoding Shedu immune nuclease family protein, whose product MRRLTAHTINPATARHNLNGYQTNLASRASLGETADIQPFFYNRYDLAAMCSYYFPDIRTVDSIAHEFVIYGDFKADMIIGDSALARYLLVEFEDGLPNSIFNKTPKTAPDWAKRFEGAFSQVIDWLWKLDDMRSTGDFQRVFGTRDASFQALIIAGKGMNLSDQEKSRLRWRVDKLRVDSKAVSVVSLDDLVADVDFWLTKYFGV is encoded by the coding sequence ATGAGGCGGCTTACCGCTCACACTATCAACCCCGCAACCGCGCGTCACAACTTGAATGGATATCAAACCAATCTCGCTTCCAGGGCAAGTTTGGGCGAGACGGCTGATATTCAACCGTTTTTCTACAATCGGTATGATCTTGCGGCCATGTGCTCTTACTACTTTCCAGACATTAGGACGGTAGATTCGATTGCTCATGAGTTCGTTATATACGGAGATTTCAAGGCCGATATGATAATTGGTGATTCAGCGCTGGCGCGCTACTTGCTTGTTGAGTTCGAAGATGGTTTGCCCAACAGCATTTTCAATAAGACGCCAAAAACAGCGCCGGATTGGGCGAAGAGGTTTGAGGGTGCGTTTTCGCAAGTAATTGATTGGTTATGGAAGCTCGATGATATGAGGAGTACTGGCGATTTTCAGCGCGTCTTCGGTACGCGTGACGCCTCGTTTCAAGCACTGATTATAGCGGGGAAGGGTATGAATTTAAGCGACCAAGAGAAATCAAGACTGCGTTGGCGCGTGGACAAACTTAGAGTCGACTCAAAAGCTGTCTCGGTCGTATCTTTGGACGACTTGGTGGCCGACGTGGATTTTTGGCTCACGAAATATTTTGGGGTATAG
- a CDS encoding response regulator → MPSGQPLAGCRVLVVEDEYLIGDDLDKLLTAAGAIVIGPVARLDQAMDRVIRDGFEVVVLDINLRDEMAFPIADELKRQNVPFIFATGYDQGAIPELFADVKRWEKPFHMRDLVADIAGLCPKIRPA, encoded by the coding sequence ATGCCAAGCGGCCAGCCGCTCGCGGGATGCCGCGTCCTCGTCGTGGAGGACGAGTATTTAATCGGAGACGACCTAGATAAACTTCTGACTGCCGCAGGCGCGATCGTCATCGGACCCGTTGCCAGATTGGATCAGGCAATGGATCGGGTCATCCGAGACGGATTTGAGGTGGTGGTTTTAGACATCAATCTGCGCGATGAAATGGCGTTCCCGATCGCAGATGAACTGAAACGGCAAAACGTACCGTTTATTTTCGCAACCGGCTACGATCAGGGCGCTATTCCTGAGCTCTTCGCTGATGTTAAACGGTGGGAAAAGCCGTTTCACATGAGAGACCTTGTTGCGGATATTGCGGGTCTGTGCCCTAAGATCCGTCCCGCTTAG
- a CDS encoding methyltransferase: MSSIAPDKILQLGSAFWGSKTLLSAIELGLFTHLAQRGPSSLAEMREGLSLHERSARDFLDALVALGMLQRLPDGRYANTPETELYLDRTKPSYVGGILEMMNGRLYRFWGNLTDALKTGLPQNEAQHGEPDLFAAVYADPARLELFLGAMTGISLPTARAMATAFPWREYQTFADIGCAQGGLTVEIARAHSHLTGYGFDLPIVSPVFERYVAQHGLDQRLTFQPGNFFQDPLPSVDVLVMGHILHDWSLEQKKMLLRKAYDALPSGGALIVYDAMIDDERRQNAFGLLMSLNMLIETPAGFDYTGADCRGWMTEAGFRDVRVEHLQGPYSMAVGRK, encoded by the coding sequence ATGTCCAGCATCGCACCCGACAAGATCCTGCAGCTCGGCAGCGCCTTCTGGGGCTCCAAGACCCTCCTCAGCGCCATTGAGCTCGGCCTCTTCACCCACCTGGCGCAGCGAGGACCCTCAAGTCTGGCGGAGATGCGCGAGGGCTTGAGCCTCCACGAGCGCAGCGCCCGCGACTTCCTGGACGCGCTTGTGGCGCTCGGCATGTTGCAGCGGCTCCCGGACGGGCGCTACGCCAACACCCCCGAAACCGAGCTCTATCTCGATCGCACCAAGCCGTCCTACGTGGGTGGCATCCTTGAGATGATGAACGGGCGGCTCTACCGCTTCTGGGGCAACCTCACGGACGCGCTCAAGACCGGCTTGCCGCAGAACGAGGCCCAGCACGGCGAGCCTGACCTGTTCGCGGCCGTGTACGCAGACCCGGCCCGGCTCGAGCTGTTCCTGGGCGCCATGACGGGCATCAGCCTCCCGACCGCACGGGCCATGGCGACGGCCTTTCCCTGGCGGGAGTACCAGACCTTTGCGGATATCGGCTGTGCTCAGGGCGGGCTGACGGTCGAGATCGCGCGGGCTCACTCTCACCTGACTGGGTACGGCTTCGATCTTCCGATCGTCAGCCCCGTGTTCGAGCGTTACGTCGCGCAGCACGGGCTGGATCAGCGCCTCACGTTCCAACCAGGCAATTTCTTCCAGGACCCGCTCCCGTCGGTGGACGTGCTTGTCATGGGCCACATCCTGCACGACTGGAGCCTTGAGCAGAAGAAGATGCTTCTCCGGAAAGCCTACGACGCACTTCCGAGCGGAGGTGCGCTGATCGTCTACGACGCGATGATTGATGACGAGCGGCGCCAGAATGCGTTTGGGCTGCTGATGAGCTTGAACATGCTGATCGAAACGCCAGCCGGGTTCGACTACACGGGTGCGGACTGCCGGGGCTGGATGACGGAGGCTGGCTTCCGGGATGTGCGAGTAGAGCACCTGCAGGGCCCATACTCGATGGCGGTCGGGCGAAAGTGA
- a CDS encoding DUF2493 domain-containing protein, with the protein MTRVLVTGGRGYGELNADAPLARRGEMRIRVYREVGALRATLDALHAEAPIACIIQGSAPGADRHARDWSAMRGVELLDYPADWHRHGRAAGPLRNARMIAEGQPDLVLAFPGGRGTADCVRKAEAAGIRVVRIGGE; encoded by the coding sequence GTGACGCGCGTCCTCGTCACAGGCGGCCGCGGTTATGGCGAGCTGAACGCCGACGCGCCGCTCGCTCGACGCGGAGAGATGCGTATCCGGGTCTACCGGGAGGTCGGGGCTCTGCGCGCCACGCTCGATGCCCTGCATGCCGAGGCGCCGATCGCCTGCATCATCCAGGGCAGCGCTCCGGGCGCCGACCGGCACGCGCGCGACTGGTCAGCCATGCGCGGGGTCGAGCTTCTCGACTACCCCGCCGACTGGCACCGGCACGGCCGCGCCGCCGGACCGCTCCGCAACGCCCGCATGATCGCCGAGGGCCAGCCCGACCTGGTGCTCGCATTCCCGGGCGGGCGCGGGACGGCGGATTGCGTGCGCAAGGCTGAAGCGGCCGGGATCAGGGTCGTGAGGATCGGAGGGGAGTGA
- a CDS encoding AlbA family DNA-binding domain-containing protein has product MIRQESLETLLRYLNTTDETEDLEAKHISGSEVGRSVYETICALSNEPDLEGGTILLGVAKEEALFPFYNVTGVKNPEKLASDIASTCAAIFNQPIRVSIKTLTYRRASVLRIDVPELPKSHKPVYFKATGLPKGAYRRIGPTDVRCTDDDLAMFYQGGSGDPYDSRIIRDANLSDLDPAAISAYRKARAKQIRLLRNSVGLMMICFTPLALYVA; this is encoded by the coding sequence ATGATCCGACAAGAATCTCTTGAGACACTTCTTAGATATCTTAATACGACCGACGAAACTGAGGATCTTGAGGCAAAACATATTTCAGGAAGCGAAGTCGGGCGGTCGGTCTATGAAACCATCTGCGCTCTTAGCAATGAGCCGGATTTAGAGGGCGGCACCATTCTTCTAGGAGTAGCCAAGGAAGAAGCCCTTTTCCCGTTCTATAATGTAACTGGGGTAAAGAACCCGGAGAAGCTTGCTTCAGATATCGCAAGCACATGTGCGGCGATATTCAATCAGCCAATACGTGTAAGTATAAAGACACTTACTTATCGTAGAGCGTCGGTGTTGCGGATCGATGTTCCCGAGCTGCCAAAATCTCATAAGCCTGTGTATTTTAAAGCGACAGGACTGCCAAAAGGAGCTTACAGACGAATTGGGCCAACGGACGTGCGCTGCACGGATGACGATTTGGCCATGTTCTACCAGGGTGGCTCCGGTGACCCTTATGATTCTCGCATAATCAGAGACGCGAATCTATCAGATTTGGATCCCGCAGCTATTTCGGCCTATCGCAAAGCGCGGGCGAAGCAAATCCGCTTGCTGAGGAACTCAGTTGGTCTGATGATGATTTGCTTTACGCCCTTGGCGCTATACGTCGCCTAG
- a CDS encoding CHRD domain-containing protein codes for MSTAFRAIVEGSQEVPPTGSSARGIGTVIFDTTAQAANYSFRITGIDYGPATGRPAQTETPLDDAISTHFHNQVRGQNGPVVFGQINPAQDNDDLVIVPNADGSWTVSGRWETTDPANVSIANFSTTLGSATVGSEVPLYFNVHTNQFPAGEIRGQLVAIADDSNNTVVGTADDELLPGLGGDDIVLGLAGNDTIQGGDGNDFVSGGFGADSVFGGAGNDLVFGDDDDDLADGGAGNDLVYGGTGSDRVFGAAGDDQVYGEWGNDFVSGGEGNDFVSGGFGNDVVNGDAGNDLIFGDDGDDAVYGGAGNDRVYGGTGNDLVSGDGGQDQLFGEQGEDVLLGGAGPDYLSGGAGNDQLFGGEGADLLFGNAGNDVLTGGLGADVFAFGRGDGQDVIRDFVTGGAERDVIAFNNGAFGSFAAVQAATQQVGSDAVIAYGTGDTITLQNVQATSLTAQNFTFS; via the coding sequence ATGTCCACAGCATTCCGCGCAATTGTCGAAGGCAGCCAGGAAGTACCTCCGACTGGCTCCTCCGCAAGGGGCATCGGGACGGTCATCTTTGACACTACGGCGCAAGCCGCGAACTATTCGTTTCGCATCACAGGCATTGATTATGGCCCAGCTACGGGTCGTCCTGCTCAGACCGAAACGCCCCTTGATGATGCCATCAGCACGCATTTCCACAACCAAGTGCGAGGCCAAAACGGGCCCGTTGTCTTCGGGCAGATCAACCCGGCCCAGGACAATGACGATCTTGTGATCGTGCCGAATGCGGATGGCTCCTGGACCGTGAGCGGTCGCTGGGAAACGACGGACCCGGCAAATGTCTCGATTGCCAACTTCTCCACCACGCTTGGTTCGGCCACGGTGGGATCAGAGGTTCCGCTTTATTTCAACGTCCATACAAATCAGTTCCCCGCAGGCGAGATCCGAGGACAGCTGGTCGCGATTGCTGATGACAGCAACAACACTGTTGTTGGCACGGCAGATGATGAATTGCTTCCTGGGCTTGGCGGCGATGACATCGTCCTTGGCCTCGCGGGGAACGATACGATCCAGGGGGGTGATGGCAACGACTTCGTCTCAGGCGGCTTCGGCGCCGACAGCGTCTTCGGCGGGGCCGGCAACGACCTCGTCTTCGGTGACGACGACGACGATCTCGCGGATGGCGGAGCGGGCAACGACTTGGTCTATGGCGGCACCGGCTCCGACCGCGTCTTCGGCGCGGCCGGTGACGACCAGGTCTACGGCGAGTGGGGCAACGACTTCGTCAGCGGCGGCGAGGGCAACGACTTCGTCTCGGGCGGCTTCGGCAACGACGTGGTGAATGGGGATGCCGGCAACGACCTGATCTTCGGCGATGATGGCGACGATGCGGTCTATGGCGGGGCGGGCAACGACCGCGTCTATGGCGGCACCGGCAACGACCTGGTGAGCGGGGATGGGGGCCAGGATCAGCTGTTTGGCGAGCAGGGCGAGGACGTGCTGCTGGGCGGGGCGGGCCCGGACTACCTGTCGGGCGGGGCGGGTAACGACCAGCTGTTCGGGGGTGAGGGCGCGGACCTGCTGTTCGGCAATGCGGGCAACGACGTGCTGACGGGGGGCCTTGGAGCGGACGTGTTCGCGTTCGGGCGCGGGGACGGTCAGGACGTGATCCGGGACTTCGTGACCGGGGGCGCGGAGCGGGACGTGATCGCGTTCAACAACGGTGCGTTCGGGTCGTTTGCGGCGGTGCAGGCGGCGACGCAGCAGGTGGGCTCGGATGCGGTGATCGCCTATGGCACGGGCGACACCATCACGCTGCAGAACGTGCAGGCGACCAGCCTCACCGCCCAGAACTTCACCTTCAGTTGA